The following coding sequences are from one Chelonoidis abingdonii isolate Lonesome George chromosome 4, CheloAbing_2.0, whole genome shotgun sequence window:
- the ITPK1 gene encoding inositol-tetrakisphosphate 1-kinase isoform X2: protein MLVKLNHNERICSPPFMELTSACGEDTLQVIEKNGLTFPFICKTRVAHGTNSHEMAIIFNQEGLKAIQPPCVIQSFINHNAVLYKVFVVGESYTVVKRPSLKNFSAGISDRESIFFNSHNVSKPESSSVLTALDKIEGVFERPNDDVIREISKALRQALGVSLFGIDIIINNQTGQHAVIDINAFPGYEGVAEFFTDLLNHIAAVLQGQTPEVTQLNLSKLLAEQTSGVVGERTCCASTGCRSVVGKDSSWIVESETNSSVKLQHQRLGCNSAVSPSFQQHCVATLATKASSQ from the exons ATGCTCGTGAAGCTGAATCACA ATGAGAGAATCTGTTCACCACCCTTTATGGAGCTGACAAGCGCCTGTGGAGAAGACACCTTGCAGGTCATAGAGAAGAATGGACTAACGTTCCCATTCA TTTGTAAAACCAGAGTGGCTCATGGAACCAACTCTCATGAG ATGGCAATCATATTCAACCAGGAAGGCCTGAAGGCCATCCAGCCCCCCTGCGTGATTCAGAGCTTCATCAATCACAACGCTGTGCTGTATAAAGTGTTTGTGGTCGGGGAATCCTACACTGTGGTAAAAAGACCATCTTTAAAGAACTTCTCGGCAGGCATTTCAG atagAGAATCAATATTTTTCAACAGCCACAATGTGTCGAAGCCAGAATCCTCCTCTGTCTTAACAGCA CTTGATAAAATCGAAGGTGTGTTTGAACGGCCAAATGACGACGTCATCCGGGAGATCTCCAAGGCGCTGAGACAGGCTCTGGGGGTTTCCCTCTTTGGGATTGACATTATCATTAACAATCAGACCGGCCAGCATGCAGTCATTGATATCAATGCATTCCCAG gtTATGAGGGTGTTGCAGAGTTCTTCACAGACCTCCTGAACCACATAGCTGCTGTTCTGCAGGGCCAGACACCAGAGGTGACCCAGCTAAACCTCAGCAAACTCCTGGCTGAGCAGACCAGTGGCGTAGTAGGGGAGCGGACATGCTGTGCTAGTACAGGCTGCCGAAGCGTGGTGGGAAAAGACTCCTCCTGGATTGTGGAAAGTGAGACCAACAGCTCAGTAAAGCTGCAGCACCAGAGACTAGGCTGCAACTCTGCAGTGTCCCCCAGCTTTCAGCAGCACTGCGTTGCCACATTGGCAACAAAAGCTTCCTCTCAATAG
- the ITPK1 gene encoding inositol-tetrakisphosphate 1-kinase isoform X3, with product MQDERICSPPFMELTSACGEDTLQVIEKNGLTFPFICKTRVAHGTNSHEMAIIFNQEGLKAIQPPCVIQSFINHNAVLYKVFVVGESYTVVKRPSLKNFSAGISDRESIFFNSHNVSKPESSSVLTALDKIEGVFERPNDDVIREISKALRQALGVSLFGIDIIINNQTGQHAVIDINAFPGYEGVAEFFTDLLNHIAAVLQGQTPEVTQLNLSKLLAEQTSGVVGERTCCASTGCRSVVGKDSSWIVESETNSSVKLQHQRLGCNSAVSPSFQQHCVATLATKASSQ from the exons ATGAGAGAATCTGTTCACCACCCTTTATGGAGCTGACAAGCGCCTGTGGAGAAGACACCTTGCAGGTCATAGAGAAGAATGGACTAACGTTCCCATTCA TTTGTAAAACCAGAGTGGCTCATGGAACCAACTCTCATGAG ATGGCAATCATATTCAACCAGGAAGGCCTGAAGGCCATCCAGCCCCCCTGCGTGATTCAGAGCTTCATCAATCACAACGCTGTGCTGTATAAAGTGTTTGTGGTCGGGGAATCCTACACTGTGGTAAAAAGACCATCTTTAAAGAACTTCTCGGCAGGCATTTCAG atagAGAATCAATATTTTTCAACAGCCACAATGTGTCGAAGCCAGAATCCTCCTCTGTCTTAACAGCA CTTGATAAAATCGAAGGTGTGTTTGAACGGCCAAATGACGACGTCATCCGGGAGATCTCCAAGGCGCTGAGACAGGCTCTGGGGGTTTCCCTCTTTGGGATTGACATTATCATTAACAATCAGACCGGCCAGCATGCAGTCATTGATATCAATGCATTCCCAG gtTATGAGGGTGTTGCAGAGTTCTTCACAGACCTCCTGAACCACATAGCTGCTGTTCTGCAGGGCCAGACACCAGAGGTGACCCAGCTAAACCTCAGCAAACTCCTGGCTGAGCAGACCAGTGGCGTAGTAGGGGAGCGGACATGCTGTGCTAGTACAGGCTGCCGAAGCGTGGTGGGAAAAGACTCCTCCTGGATTGTGGAAAGTGAGACCAACAGCTCAGTAAAGCTGCAGCACCAGAGACTAGGCTGCAACTCTGCAGTGTCCCCCAGCTTTCAGCAGCACTGCGTTGCCACATTGGCAACAAAAGCTTCCTCTCAATAG